A region of the Sinorhizobium arboris LMG 14919 genome:
CAGGCCCTTCCGGCGATGGCGGCTTCGAAGCGGAAGCGGGCCGCTATCATCTCTATGTATCCCTCGCCTGCCCCTGGGCCCATCGCACGCTGATCTTCCGCAAGCTCAAAAAGCTCGAGGACATTATTTCGCTTTCCATCGTCGACCCGCTGATGCTTTCCAACGGCTGGGAATTCAAGAGCGAGGAACGTGAGGACGATCAAGCTGGGCGCGGGAACGGCGGTACCGTCGATCACCTCTTCGGCTCGCGCATGCTCTGGGAGGTCTATCTGCGCGCCGACCCGGTCTATTCCGGCCGGGTGACGGTTCCGGTTCTCTGGGACAAGCGGAAGAACACGATCGTTTCGAACGAATCAGCCGAAATCATCCGCATGTTCAACTCGGCCTTCGATCGTCTTACGGGTTCGACGGCAGACTTTTGCCCGGAAGAACTGCGCACGGAAATCGACGCGCTCAATGCGCGCATCTACGACGCAGTCAACAACGGCGTCTACAAGGCCGGCTTCGCCACCAGCCAGACGGCCCATGAGGAGAGCGTCACCGCCCTCTTCGCCATGCTGGACGAACTGGAAAACCGCCTCGCCTCGAAGCGCTATCTCACGGGAGACCGCCTGACCGAAGCCGATTGGCGGCTGTTCACCACGCTCGTCCGTTTCGATCCCGTCTATGTCGGCCATTTCAAATGCAACATCCGCCGCATCGCGGACTATCCGAACCTCTACGGCTATCTATGCGAGCTCTACCAGGTGCCGGGCGTCGCCGAGACGGTGAATCTGCATCACATCAAGCAGCACTATTACCGCAGCCATACGACGATCAATCCCACGGGCATCGTGCCGGTGGGGCCGACGCTCGACCTTGAAGCGCCGCACGGGCGGGATCGGCTATAGAGCTGAAGGCTACCAGAACCTGTCCGGCGGCGCGCTTCCCGCGAGTTCCGTGAGCCGACGCCTGGTCGCAGGCGTCGTGTCCGCCGGAAGATCGTCAAGCGGGAAGAAGCCCGCCGCAGCAATTTCGAGATCCGCACGCTTCGGCCGCTCCTGGCGGACGTTATCGCAGCGGAAGAAGACGACGTGATCGCGTTTGCTGGTGCGCCGGTTGTAGTAGATCTCAAAGAGCAGCGGTGCCGTCGTCAGCACGAGGTTCCCCTCCTCCCTGAGCTCGCGGACAAGGCCCTCTACCGCCGTCTCGTTGCGGTCGAGTCCGCCGCCGGGCAGATGCCAGCCCGGCAGATAGGAATGCCTTACGAGAAAGATCCGCCCCTCGTCGTCGAAACAGGCGGCCCGTACACCGAGCGTCATGCCGCGTGTCAGGGCGAAGTAAAGATGGGCAAACCGTGCCAGAAAGCGGAGCCGCCAGGAGGGCATCTGCGGACCGCGGCTCTCGTCCATACGCCTTCTCCTCACATTCGCCGTCTCCGGGAATAGTCCATTACTGATTCCCCTTCCGCGGAATATGCGCTAGACGGGATCGATGTTCAAACTTGCGCATATATCCGACGTCCACCTGGGGCCGCTGCCCGACCTGTCCCTCCGCGAACTCGCCTCGAAGCGGATCACGGGATTCGTCAACTGGCACAGGAACCGGGTGCGCCATCTCTTCCCCGGGACACTCGACTGTCTGATGAAGGACATCGAACTGCGCGACCCGGATCACCTGGCGATTACCGGAGATCTCGTCAATCTCGCCTCGTCCCTTGAGGTCGAAGCGGTCACCGAATGGCTCGCGGAGGCGGGCGACCCTAATGATATCTCGGTCGTTCCGGGCAACCACGACGCCTATGTGCCCGGCGCATACGAGAAGATCACGCATGCGTGGTATCCCTTCATGCGCGGCGATGACGGTCCCAGCGGCTGGGTGAAAAAGCATGCCTGCTTTCCCTATATGCGAGTACGCGGCAGCGTGGCGCTGATCGGCTGCTCGACGGCTGTGGCCACTCCCCCCTTTGCCGCAAGCGGCTACTTCGGGCCGCGCCAGGCACGCGCGACGGTCAACCTGCTTCGCCGGGCCGGCGAGGCCGGATTGTTCCGCATCGTGATGATCCATCACCCGCCGATCCGCGGCGCGACCTCGATGCACAAGCGCATGATCGGCATCCGCCGTTTCGCCGCGACCATCTCCGCCGGCGGAGCCGAGCTCGTTCTGCACGGCCATACGCATCTCAATACGCTGTACTGGCTCAAGGGACAAACGAGGCCCGTGCCGGTCGTCGGCATCGCATCCGCCTCGCAGGGTCCCGGCGGCAGCAAGCCGGTCGCCGCCTACAATCTCTTTTCCGTTGACGGGCAGCCAGGTGACTGGCGGTTGACCCGGGAGCGCTACGCGATCAACCCGGACGCGACCGGCGTGGTGCTCGCCGAAACGACCTATTTCTGAAACACCGGAAGCTGCACGGCCCACGCGGCGGCAGCCTCTCGATCCGGCCGTTTCAAGGACGCGCGGCGCTGTGGGAAAAACGGCTGCAGAACCGCAAAAACCTCGTTCAGCTCCGGCTCTTCCCTTGCAGACTTAGGACCAAATGTTCCATATCATGGGCGATGCGTCCGATAGCGAAGGGACGCGCGATCCGGCATGTCTCACTGGAAGAGCAATGCGCCCAGCGGCAGAAACGAAGGATTTCAGACGGGATTTGGTCAGCCTGCTGCCCAAACTGCGCCGTTTCGCCATGACGCTGGCCCGCAATGCAAACGACGCCGACGACCTTGTCCAGGAGGTTTGCGAGCGAGCTATCGCGCGCAGTCATCTTTGGAACGGCGAGGGCCGGCTGGAGAGCTGGGTCTATGCGATGGCGCGCAACCTCTGGGTGGACGAAATCCGGAAACGCAAGGTGCGCGGCGGCGGCGCGCTCGACATGTTCGAGCAGGACGAATTGAACGCCGAAGCAACGGCCGAAAAGGCCGTCTATGCCAATCAGGTGCAGAAGATGATCCTCTCGATGCCGGAGGGACTGGCCAGCGCCTTCCTCCTTGTCAATGTCGAAGGTCATAGTTACCGGGAAACGGCCGAGATCCTCGGCATTCCGGTCGGCACGGTGATGAGCAGACTGTCGACGGCGCGGATCAGGCTCGCAGCCATGTTGGCCGAGAATACGGAAAGGAGGGCCTGACCGTTGCTGCAAACGAAGGGGCTAGCGCTCGAGGTGCGGTTGTCCGCCTATATCGACGGCGAACTCGCAGAGAGCGAAAAATCCGAACTTGACGCTCTTCTCGCACGCGACGACGAGGCAAGGGCATTGCTCGACAAGCTCAAGGCGGGCAGCGCCTTCGGCAACGGGGCTTTCGAAAATTTCCTCCATGATCCGGTGCCGCTGGCGCTGGTACGGCAGATAAAGCAGGGCCCCGGCATCAATCCGAGGTCGGAGCGGGTAACGACGGCCAGTCTCCCAAGGCGAAGCGCTCGCATCTGGCCGCGCATTCTCGCCGCTTCCACCGCCCTCTTCCTGCTCGGCGGCGCCGCCGGTTTCATTCTCGGCAGCGCCACGGATTTCGCAGAACCGTTGATTCAGACCGATGAACGCCCCTGGATGGACGATATCGTCGGCTCCCACCGCATCTTTTCGCGCCAGAAGGAGCATCTGGTCGAGGTGCCGGCATCGCAGACGGCAGAGATCGAGACATGGCTGGCCGGAAGCGTCGGCGTGAAGTTCACCATCCCCAACCTCGACCGCAAGGGGTTGTCCTTCGAAGGTGCGAGACTCCTCGCCGCCAACGGCAGGCCGGTCGCCCAGCTCGTCTACCGCGACCGCGAGGCAGAGGTTTTCACCATCTGCTTTCTGAAGCAAGTCGATGGACGCCAATCCGACGAATTCAGCGAGACCATCCGCGGCGACCTCGGCTTGATCTCGTGGCAACGGGAAGGCGTC
Encoded here:
- a CDS encoding glutathione S-transferase family protein, which translates into the protein MGRLVKGVWQDVWYDTRATNGHFKRSESQFRNWITADGSPGPSGDGGFEAEAGRYHLYVSLACPWAHRTLIFRKLKKLEDIISLSIVDPLMLSNGWEFKSEEREDDQAGRGNGGTVDHLFGSRMLWEVYLRADPVYSGRVTVPVLWDKRKNTIVSNESAEIIRMFNSAFDRLTGSTADFCPEELRTEIDALNARIYDAVNNGVYKAGFATSQTAHEESVTALFAMLDELENRLASKRYLTGDRLTEADWRLFTTLVRFDPVYVGHFKCNIRRIADYPNLYGYLCELYQVPGVAETVNLHHIKQHYYRSHTTINPTGIVPVGPTLDLEAPHGRDRL
- a CDS encoding NUDIX domain-containing protein gives rise to the protein MDESRGPQMPSWRLRFLARFAHLYFALTRGMTLGVRAACFDDEGRIFLVRHSYLPGWHLPGGGLDRNETAVEGLVRELREEGNLVLTTAPLLFEIYYNRRTSKRDHVVFFRCDNVRQERPKRADLEIAAAGFFPLDDLPADTTPATRRRLTELAGSAPPDRFW
- a CDS encoding metallophosphoesterase family protein, with the translated sequence MFKLAHISDVHLGPLPDLSLRELASKRITGFVNWHRNRVRHLFPGTLDCLMKDIELRDPDHLAITGDLVNLASSLEVEAVTEWLAEAGDPNDISVVPGNHDAYVPGAYEKITHAWYPFMRGDDGPSGWVKKHACFPYMRVRGSVALIGCSTAVATPPFAASGYFGPRQARATVNLLRRAGEAGLFRIVMIHHPPIRGATSMHKRMIGIRRFAATISAGGAELVLHGHTHLNTLYWLKGQTRPVPVVGIASASQGPGGSKPVAAYNLFSVDGQPGDWRLTRERYAINPDATGVVLAETTYF
- a CDS encoding RNA polymerase sigma factor, which encodes MRPAAETKDFRRDLVSLLPKLRRFAMTLARNANDADDLVQEVCERAIARSHLWNGEGRLESWVYAMARNLWVDEIRKRKVRGGGALDMFEQDELNAEATAEKAVYANQVQKMILSMPEGLASAFLLVNVEGHSYRETAEILGIPVGTVMSRLSTARIRLAAMLAENTERRA
- a CDS encoding anti-sigma factor family protein encodes the protein MLQTKGLALEVRLSAYIDGELAESEKSELDALLARDDEARALLDKLKAGSAFGNGAFENFLHDPVPLALVRQIKQGPGINPRSERVTTASLPRRSARIWPRILAASTALFLLGGAAGFILGSATDFAEPLIQTDERPWMDDIVGSHRIFSRQKEHLVEVPASQTAEIETWLAGSVGVKFTIPNLDRKGLSFEGARLLAANGRPVAQLVYRDREAEVFTICFLKQVDGRQSDEFSETIRGDLGLISWQREGVSFVMIGPSSDPALQDLAETVAANI